A stretch of the Helicoverpa armigera isolate CAAS_96S chromosome 5, ASM3070526v1, whole genome shotgun sequence genome encodes the following:
- the LOC110382805 gene encoding nucleoside diphosphate kinase: MIATLLYLLIHLRRAGYTLIKVIMAENRERTFIMIKPDGVQRGLVGQIIERFEKKGFKLVGLKFVWPSEELLQKHYSDLASRPFFPGLVKYMSSGPVVPMVWEGLNAVKTGRQMLGATNPADSLPGTIRGDLCIQVGRNIIHGSDSVESANKEIALWFSEKEVVGWTPAAENWVYE; encoded by the coding sequence ATGATTGCCACTTTGCTCTACCTTTTAATCCATCTCAGACGCGCCGGCTACACGTTAATAAAAGTCATAATGGCGGAAAACCGTGAAAGAACTTTTATCATGATCAAACCCGACGGAGTCCAACGTGGACTTGTCGGCCAGATCATCGAGCGTTTTGAGAAGAAAGGATTCAAATTGGTTGGCCTGAAATTTGTTTGGCCCTCAGAAGAATTACTGCAAAAGCACTACAGTGACTTGGCGTCCAGGCCGTTCTTCCCTGGTCTAGTGAAGTACATGAGCTCCGGACCCGTTGTTCCAATGGTTTGGGAAGGCCTCAACGCCGTGAAGACCGGTCGTCAAATGCTTGGTGCTACAAACCCAGCCGACTCTTTACCCGGCACAATCCGTGGTGACCTCTGCATCCAAGTTGGCCGCAACATCATCCACGGGTCAGACAGTGTGGAGTCTGCTAACAAGGAAATCGCTCTGTGGTTCAGCGAAAAAGAAGTCGTCGGATGGACACCAGCTGCCGAGAACTGGGTCTACGAGTAA
- the LOC110382804 gene encoding DNA-3-methyladenine glycosylase 1-like: protein MAENKVLRCGWLTEDPLYIKYHDEEWGIPQYNSFALFEMLCLEGQQAGLSWLTILKKRESYRKCFFNFEPHKVSKLTEKDVDQLLKESGIIRHKGKIESIINNAKCYVQMENNNEIFSDFIWSFVNKEPIVNHWKHYKDVPSETAMSIALSKSLKRKGFKFVGSKICYAFMQACGLVNDHVITCIRYNTKHSD, encoded by the coding sequence ATGGCAGAAAATAAAGTTCTACGGTGTGGGTGGTTAACAGAAGATCCACTCTACATAAAATACCATGATGAAGAATGGGGAATTCCACAATATAACAGCTTTGCCTTGTTTGAAATGTTATGTTTAGAAGGACAACAAGCTGGCTTATCGTggttgacaatattaaaaaaacgagAAAGTTACCGGAAGTGTTTCTTTAACTTCGAGCCTCACAAAGTGTCAAAATTAACGGAAAAGGATGTTGACCAACTTCTAAAAGAATCTGGAATAATAAGGCATAAAGGAAAAATTGAATCTATAATAAACAATGCCAAGTGTTATGTACAAATGGAAAATAATAACGAAATTTTTTCTGATTTTATATGGAGCTTCGTAAACAAAGAGCCCATAGTAAATCATTGGAAACACTATAAAgatgtgccatccgaaacagcgATGTCTATAGCACTATCCAAGTCTTTAAAAAGAAAAGGTTTTAAATTCGTCGGCTCAAAGATTTGTTATGCTTTCATGCAAGCGTGTGGCCTAGTAAATGATCATGTCATAACATGCATAAGATATAATACAAAGCATTCTGATTAA
- the LOC110382803 gene encoding uncharacterized protein LOC110382803 isoform X1, with protein sequence MFSYLCEYRIILFSCWIQTAISMALLNKNQMYTIAGEPEDVSEYILAKGYLPNDKDLPKTSILRSGDSDVTYLLSKLSDEELIKLLSEQPNKSEYNLKDIVKIASESKFAENYKPVVDLPSKPLPVINEILENHNKNKRFQTISDRNKPQGAFFRLENKEVDPFPAKKGGDPQYEAVQKLNNLLYNRPSEIEPEDKDDDEEEKKELLFDVLVAQLKTLCCKRNKPTQKKDKTKLKLKALLNDIMPQATVTKPYVPEHKQSQSTMPNEQMFLIINDEVKSNGSDDGLISVDPESLGSNSSVMLLGPIATPLSEAQLKIVMMRITNELSKPEYTSLLQQISDGTLSDENIRLVNSLVSGPQTRRYIKPHRCNHQSKLAKVYGGPKWIVCTGYLNLNTPSRYD encoded by the exons ATGTTTTCGTATCTTTGTGAATATAGGATAATATTATTCTCTTGTTGG ATACAAACAGCGATATCAATggcattattaaataaaaatcaaatgtaCACCATTGCCGGTGAGCCGGAGGATGTTTCAGAATACATATTAGCCAAAGGATATTTGCCAAATGACAAAGATTTACCAAAAACGTCTATCCTGAGAAGTGGTG ATAGCGACGTTACGTATCTTCTTTCAAAACTGTCTGATGAAGAGCTTATTAAACTCCTTAGCGAGCAACCGAATAAGAGTGAATACAACTTAAAGGACATAGTCAAGATTGCTTCCGAATCGAAGTTTGCTGAAAACTACAAACCAGTTGTTGACTTACCAAGCAAACCTTTGCCTGTGATTAATGAGATCTTAgaaaatcataacaaaaataagaGGTTTCAAACAATTTCTGACAGAAATAAACCACAAGGGGCATTTTTTCGGTTAGAAAATAAAGAAGTCGACCCTTTTCCTGCTAAAAAAGGCGGGGACCCTCAGTATGAAGCTGTACAAAAACTGAACAATTTACTTTATAATCGTCCATCAGAAATCGAACCTGAAGATAAGGATGACGACgaagaagaaaagaaagaacTATTATTTGATGTTCTCGTAGCTCAATTAAAAACACTCTGTTGTAAAAGAAATAAGCCCACCCAGAAGAAGgacaaaactaaattgaaactTAAAGCTTTATTAAATGACATAATGCCACAAGCAACAGTTACCAAACCTTACGTGCCGGAACATAAACAATCACAAAGCACAATGCCTAATGAACAAATGTTCTTAATTATAAATGACGAAGTTAAGAGTAATGGTAGTGATGATGGGCTCATATCAGTCGATCCCGAGAGTCTCGGGTCAAATAGTAGTGTAATGTTGCTAGGCCCAATAGCAACACCTCTTTCAGAAGCTCAACTAAAGATAGTG ATGATGCGTATTACAAATGAGTTGTCGAAACCAGAGTATACATCTCTTTTGCAACAAATATCAGATGGAACACTTAGTGATGAAAATATAAGGCTCGTGAATAGCTTGGTATCTGGACCACAAACACGAAGATACATCAAGCCTCACAGATGTAACCACCAATCTAAGCTTGCCAAAGTTTACGGAGGTCCTAAGTGGATAGTTTGTACAGGATATTTAAATTTGAATACACCCAGCCGTTATGATTAA
- the LOC110382803 gene encoding uncharacterized protein LOC110382803 isoform X2, whose product MALLNKNQMYTIAGEPEDVSEYILAKGYLPNDKDLPKTSILRSGDSDVTYLLSKLSDEELIKLLSEQPNKSEYNLKDIVKIASESKFAENYKPVVDLPSKPLPVINEILENHNKNKRFQTISDRNKPQGAFFRLENKEVDPFPAKKGGDPQYEAVQKLNNLLYNRPSEIEPEDKDDDEEEKKELLFDVLVAQLKTLCCKRNKPTQKKDKTKLKLKALLNDIMPQATVTKPYVPEHKQSQSTMPNEQMFLIINDEVKSNGSDDGLISVDPESLGSNSSVMLLGPIATPLSEAQLKIVMMRITNELSKPEYTSLLQQISDGTLSDENIRLVNSLVSGPQTRRYIKPHRCNHQSKLAKVYGGPKWIVCTGYLNLNTPSRYD is encoded by the exons ATggcattattaaataaaaatcaaatgtaCACCATTGCCGGTGAGCCGGAGGATGTTTCAGAATACATATTAGCCAAAGGATATTTGCCAAATGACAAAGATTTACCAAAAACGTCTATCCTGAGAAGTGGTG ATAGCGACGTTACGTATCTTCTTTCAAAACTGTCTGATGAAGAGCTTATTAAACTCCTTAGCGAGCAACCGAATAAGAGTGAATACAACTTAAAGGACATAGTCAAGATTGCTTCCGAATCGAAGTTTGCTGAAAACTACAAACCAGTTGTTGACTTACCAAGCAAACCTTTGCCTGTGATTAATGAGATCTTAgaaaatcataacaaaaataagaGGTTTCAAACAATTTCTGACAGAAATAAACCACAAGGGGCATTTTTTCGGTTAGAAAATAAAGAAGTCGACCCTTTTCCTGCTAAAAAAGGCGGGGACCCTCAGTATGAAGCTGTACAAAAACTGAACAATTTACTTTATAATCGTCCATCAGAAATCGAACCTGAAGATAAGGATGACGACgaagaagaaaagaaagaacTATTATTTGATGTTCTCGTAGCTCAATTAAAAACACTCTGTTGTAAAAGAAATAAGCCCACCCAGAAGAAGgacaaaactaaattgaaactTAAAGCTTTATTAAATGACATAATGCCACAAGCAACAGTTACCAAACCTTACGTGCCGGAACATAAACAATCACAAAGCACAATGCCTAATGAACAAATGTTCTTAATTATAAATGACGAAGTTAAGAGTAATGGTAGTGATGATGGGCTCATATCAGTCGATCCCGAGAGTCTCGGGTCAAATAGTAGTGTAATGTTGCTAGGCCCAATAGCAACACCTCTTTCAGAAGCTCAACTAAAGATAGTG ATGATGCGTATTACAAATGAGTTGTCGAAACCAGAGTATACATCTCTTTTGCAACAAATATCAGATGGAACACTTAGTGATGAAAATATAAGGCTCGTGAATAGCTTGGTATCTGGACCACAAACACGAAGATACATCAAGCCTCACAGATGTAACCACCAATCTAAGCTTGCCAAAGTTTACGGAGGTCCTAAGTGGATAGTTTGTACAGGATATTTAAATTTGAATACACCCAGCCGTTATGATTAA